One stretch of Hemibagrus wyckioides isolate EC202008001 linkage group LG01, SWU_Hwy_1.0, whole genome shotgun sequence DNA includes these proteins:
- the LOC131353073 gene encoding uncharacterized protein LOC131353073 — translation MVFLWSCGCKSSLLHHHVSQLAHRLRATEKQNIRLPSINKTTSTPPLIIIEEFEQAGAGLAAKNSGKPRFLPRRQRMDQISPLRDMIHREMTDDQTRKKFSKPQKKLSDKMEPVASTYRKNYTASHEVVETFSVPGDRYSVFNSVRDLSDTEERSKSPEATTEEEHQIRADITDTVLQYVNSTSFKNQLSLHIMSEIDAKIAKAVSQVQNKQHAVRFATARDEELYYYQEQQSSNNLSTPGFSEGVASLIGYALMEVREKMKSTLTSHKRQTESPPACNTVKETVDRVFESMLDSLIPVNDDNSHLNQDSTDGDSSMIDTLASCVYDAASESILHSSDSDDICQILFYDLESDDKVSSITDQDMETLDTVKIPMKTLMFCMSLKKNPPLACCPKDLTSLMDLNIRQRSL, via the exons ATGGTGTTCTTATGGTCCTGTGGCTGCAAGTCATCGCTGctccaccaccatgtttcacagctG gCACACAGACTGCGTGccacagaaaaacagaacatCCGTCTACCTTCCATTAACAAGACCACATCGACCCCTCCCCTAATAATCATAGAAGAGTTTGAACAAGCAGGTGCTG GGCTTGCAGCAAAGAACTCTGGGAAACCAAGATTTCTCCCGAGGAGGCAAAGAATGGATCAGATCAGTCCATTGAGAGACATGATACACAGGGAAATGACAGATGATCagacaagaaaaaaattcaGTAAACCTCAg AAAAAGTTGTCTGACAAAATGGAACCTGTGGCAAGCACATACAGGAAGAACTATACAGCATCACATGAGGTGGTGGAAACATTTAGTGTTCCAGGGGATAGATATTCAGTATTCAACTCTGTTCGAGACTTGAGCGATACAGAGGAAAGGAGTAAGTCACCTGAGGCTACAACTGAGGAAGAACATCAAATAAGAGCTGACATTACTGATACTGTCCTGCAATATGTCAACTCTACATCATTCAAGAATCAGCTCAGTCTGCACATTATGAGTGAGATTGATGCTAAAATAGCAAAAGCAGTGTCCCAGGTTCAAAATAAACAGCATGCGGTGAGATTTGCTACAGCAAGAGATGAGGAACTGTATTACTATCAGGAGCAACAATCGAGCAACAATCTGTCCACTCCTGGGTTCAGTGAGGGTGTAGCATCTTTGATTGGCTATGCGCTGAtggaagtgagagaaaaaatgaaaagtacTTTAACAAGCCACAAACGTCAGACAGAATCACCACCAGCATGCAACACTGTAAAAGAAACAGTGGACAGAGTCTTTGAAAGCATGCTTGATTCCTTGATACCCGTGAATGATGATAACTCTCATCTGAACCAGGATAGCACTGATGGGGATTCTAGTATGATCGATACTCTTGCtagttgtgtgtatgatgcAGCGTCTGAGAGTATCCTGCACAGCAGTGACTCAGATGACATATGCCAGATTTTATTCTATGACTTAGAAAGTGATGATAAAGTGTCTAGCATTACAGATCAGGACATGGAGACATTAG ACACTGTGAAAATCCCTATGAAGACTCTGATGTTCTGCATGAGTCTCAAGAAAAATCCACCACTGGCCTGTTGTCCAAAGGATTTGACCAGCCTTATGGACCTGAACATAAGGCAGAGGAGCTTGTAG